Proteins from a single region of Sulfurimonas hongkongensis:
- a CDS encoding ankyrin repeat domain-containing protein, whose amino-acid sequence MHNWIKILKNNDFIGAKKYIKSGADVNDANDTGESVLACAIRNRCDMDLLMLLIQNGADIYDFDDEGVSIFDMSVSYDNIDIVNFLLEQGIDVNSTNRKSRFTPLMAAVSYGRIEIVKLLLKHGADKEAVDAKGFSCIDFARKMNKKSMLVILDYDENAPKNKAYAR is encoded by the coding sequence GTGCATAATTGGATAAAAATTTTAAAAAATAATGATTTTATAGGTGCTAAAAAGTATATAAAGAGTGGCGCAGATGTAAATGATGCAAATGATACTGGAGAGTCAGTCCTAGCTTGCGCTATTAGAAATAGATGCGATATGGATTTGTTAATGCTACTTATTCAAAATGGTGCAGACATTTATGACTTTGATGATGAGGGTGTTAGTATCTTTGATATGTCCGTGAGTTATGACAATATTGATATAGTCAATTTTTTATTAGAACAAGGTATAGATGTAAACTCTACAAACAGAAAAAGTAGATTTACTCCTCTTATGGCAGCTGTATCTTATGGTCGCATAGAGATTGTAAAACTTCTTTTAAAGCATGGTGCAGACAAAGAAGCAGTAGATGCTAAAGGGTTCTCTTGTATAGATTTTGCAAGAAAGATGAATAAAAAAAGTATGCTAGTTATACTAGATTATGATGAAAATGCGCCAAAAAACAAGGCTTACGCAAGATAG